In the Silene latifolia isolate original U9 population chromosome 1, ASM4854445v1, whole genome shotgun sequence genome, cggtgggggactgcccaatCTCAGAATTGTGGAATGTGTCATCCTGATAGAATGCAGGTTCGTTGGTCACAATtacttcttgttgtttcgacatcttcttaccttgttgggtgggttttgttttgtgtttttttttgtaagggatttgactagcttttagtatggctatccccacagacggcgccaattgttccgggtgtgattacggagcaatgttgttaccacgtaagctttgtagaatgatgactttgcttgactcttcctttcggcctctcctgaaacaatgaacaaactgagggctcggctttgtaccgagcgaactcactccgacgctcaaatcagtaaacttaaagggactaagttgtgtgatacttggcacaaagtatattgtagagagataagggagtttataccagattaatatgtttaactgattattttcggatcctttcctcaatgagggttgaggagtatttatagactttcaccttttgtcacgtagtggccaagtggccaagtggctagcaggtggaaagaccgttctaccctcggccgatggacccatggcaggccggccgagggtcttggatgtgagtacgcggatgtgtgtcccggctggctagttgcctggccgagacccaagtgacaggccgacaggctgcgtcggctagactgtccaaggtgttgacttgctttggatatctttgaccttgctcaatatgttaactcggtcagcgggtgcagaatatgccccatcaacaagATTTACAGAGATTTCTACTGGGGGATTGCCGAGGGCCAAAGAAGAATGGTGTTCCAAGGGTGGCAGGGTCTTTGAAAACCTAAGAGGGAAGGTGGTTTGGACATAAAGGAGGTCTTGAGTTGGAACAAGTGTCAACTGGTGAGGTGGGTGTGGAAATTCCTGTATAAACCAGGCTGCTTATGGGCTTCTTGGTTTAGACACTGTGTGATGATGGGGGCAACATATGGCATGCTACCTGCACTATATCCCACTCATGGTTCTGGAAGTCTTTAATTCAGGTGAAGGACTGCTTGGTTCATTTTGTTGGATCTGCTAATAGGGCTGAGGAGTTACTGGCTAGTTGCTCTTCCTCTGGGAAACTGGATGTTGGGTGCCTTTATGAATTGATGAGGACTAAAGTTGCTGTGGTGGTTTGGGGTAGAACAATCCATGACCCAGCTGTCATCCCTAAGCAGGCTATTGTGGGGCCTTGGCTTGTCTTAATAAGCTTCCTACTGTGGACAACCTGAAAAAACGAGGTATGAGCATGGCCAATCGTTGTATACTGTGTGAGGCTGCAGAGGAAGATGTTAAACATCTCTTCTTTGAATGCTCTTACTCAAAGCAGGTCTGGGAAGAGGTTACTAGCAGAATGGGTAATTTGGTAATGCCTTCTAACTTGGTTCACCTGGTGAGATGGTTGAAGAACAGAAACAGAGGGAGTGCTACAGACAAAGTGCAGAGACGTGAACATGTAACTAATTATTTAACTACAAAATGAAAAAAATCTTTTTTTAGTCATGGAAAGAGAAACTACTTCTTCTCCAAGGAAACcctgaaaaaccaaaaacacgtaactttttcatcttttttactTGATTTTCAGCTTGACCATGGCTAAAACAAGAGCGCACAACAAACAATCTGGGACACCTGAGCATGTAGTTGAGGAAACATCGGTGGTTATGGATTCTGAGGCACCAATTGTTGAAGATATTACGGAGGAAGAGGCTCAAAGGGAAATTCAGGAGGGTAACGTTATAGAGGCGGTTAATACAGGTAATTCTTCGTCTGAAACTATGGGTCAACTGCTTAATCTCACTGGAATTTTGGAGAAAACTCCGGTGGTTAGTTCACCAGTAGTCTCAGGTAAAACACCAACTCCTGCTACTGATTTGGGAATTGAACTTGCTAGGCCTTGTAATTTAGTGGCGAAACCCTCCCCTGGTATGAGTCTCCACTATTGTGAACATAGTAGAGATGCTACGATTGTTGAGATAGTTGAGGAGGACGTTATTGATGAACTAAAATTTTGGAAGAACACATTGATGGGTAATTTTTTGGGTGCCAAGCCAAAATTGCCGCAGGTTGATGAGTTTGTTCTAAAAAATTGGAAGAATGTAACAAGGCCAATTGTGCAGTATTATAAGAAAGGCTGGTTTAGTTTCAGATTTTGTTGTGCAGAGGATATGAATGAGATACTAAAAGGAGGACCATGGACTATGGGTGCTAGTAATCTGATACTGAAGCAATGGACACCTCCTTCTCTCAGGAAATGGATTCTGTCTCTCAGGTTCCTGTATGGGTTATTTTTCCTGACTTGGATCCTTTCTTGTGGTCTGACAAGGTTCTCAGTAAGATGGCTAGTACCATTGGGAAGCCACTCTTTGCTGACTTACCTACCACTTTTAAGTCTAAGTTATTGTTTGCTAGAGTCTTGGTGGAGGTGGATGTTGCTGAAGATTTGCCTATCACCATTCAAGTTGCCACTCCTTATCATGGAACAACCACTCAACGTATTATCTATGAGTGGTTGCCCTACTACTGCCACTGCTGCAGGAAGTTGGGCCACACTAAGGAGCACTGCAAGTTCACCAAAATCAACAAACAGTTGGAGGAAAAGAGGAAAACTAAGGTGGTTTAGGAGTATAGAGCTGTTTCTCAGAAGACTGCTCCTCCTTCTGTAGATGACAGTCTAGGGGTAGGCCATAGTCTTGCTGCTGCAGGGTCAGAGAAGCCTGCTGAGAAGGAAGGGATGAGCTCAGAATGCCTTGGGCTAGGCTCTTCTCTTTCAAACTCAGAGGTTCTTTCTTCCTCTGTCAGTCAGGAAGCAGGCTCAGGATCCCACACAGTTGAGGGTGAGAATGTGCAGAATGGAGAAGAAATTGCAGATGGGAATATCTCTGTGAATCCTAATTACAGTGTTTCAGTTCAGAACTCTTACTCTATTTTGCAGGATGAGGGGACCATATTGGTTACAAACACAGAGGTGGTTCTTCTGGAAGAGGAGCCTCCTGACCCTAAAACATGAGAGTTTCTTCATGGAACATTAGAGGGTTTAATGACCCAATAAAGCAGCAGGAGGTTAGGGGTTATCTTAGGGAAAATAAAGTTGAGGTTCTGGGTTTGCTAGAAACGAGGGTTAAAATAAATAATTCTGCTGCTATTAGTAGGCTTTTTCCTTCTTATTTGGTTATAAATAATTACTCCCACCATTACAATGGTAGGATTTGGGTGTTTTTGGATATTAGGAGAGTCACTTTGGTTTCTTCTTATGTCCATGATCAACTCATTCATTTAGAGCTTCAGCATAATGCTTCAAATAAGACTTTCCATGTTTCTTTTGTTTATAGTAGTAATGATGCTGACCATAGAGAAAGATTATGGGTGGAATTGAAAGGAGTTGCTTCAAAGGTTACCAATTGGATTCTTATGGGTGATTGGAACATTGTGAGAAGTATGGAGGAGAGGATTGGTCCTAATCCACCTTCTGTTAGAGATATGCTGGCTTTTAATCAATGCATTTTGGATTGCCAGTTAGATGATCTTCATAGTTTGGGTTGTGAATATAcctggactaataaacaagatgCTGCTACTAGGGTTTGGTCAAGACTGGATAGAGTGCTCTCTAACCCCTTATGGTTGATACATTTCCCCACTACTCAGGTTCATGTATTGCCTGCAGGGGTCTCTGATCATTCTCCTCTCTTGGTTTCTGTTATTCGATGTCAATACCCCAAGGAAAAGATTCAGCTATTTAAATTGCTGGGAAGCTCATGAGGAGTATGGCACCAGGGTCAGGGAGGCTTGGGATATGCCTGTCAGAGGGAATGCTATGTATAGCTTGTTCTCAAAATTAAAACAAGTTAGGCAGAAGCTTATTGTGTTACACAAGCACTCATATTCTGGAATTTCTGAGAAAGTAAAGAAAGCTCAGCAGCATTTGCATGATTGTCAATCCTGTCTTTAGGGCAATCCTTTAGACCATGACTTAATTGTTAAGGAGAGGGATCTGTTGCAGGCTTATTTGGTTCTTAAGCAAGTTGAGCATAGCTCTCTACTTCAAAGAGCTAAGGTTCAGAGTATCAAATTCAATGATGCCCCTACTAGTTATTACTTCTCTAGAATTGCTTCTAGGAAACATCAGGGTATTATTGGG is a window encoding:
- the LOC141587607 gene encoding uncharacterized protein LOC141587607, with amino-acid sequence MRVSSWNIRGFNDPIKQQEVRGYLRENKVEVLGLLETRVKINNSAAISRLFPSYLVINNYSHHYNGRIWVFLDIRRVTLVSSYVHDQLIHLELQHNASNKTFHVSFVYSSNDADHRERLWVELKGVASKVTNWILMGDWNIVRSMEERIGPNPPSVRDMLAFNQCILDCQLDDLHSLGCEYTWTNKQDAATRGSLIILLSWFLLFDVNTPRKRFSYLNCWEAHEEYGTRVREAWDMPVRGNAMYSLFSKLKQVRQKLIVLHKHSYSGISEKAYLVLKQVEHSSLLQRAKVQSIKFNDAPTSYYFSRIASRKHQGIIGKLKDIQGMDRDGVSAVNQAFVEYYQWLLGKHSPVDTSLMDSLNGPRFPASGCEEICKEIDDKEIKIALFSIAHNKSPGQDGFSAQFSKLIGKL